One Streptomyces sp. NBC_00102 DNA segment encodes these proteins:
- a CDS encoding HAD domain-containing protein has product MTLPYLLLDIDGVLIPFPAADGSTPPTHVRHTVLPSGRHPDAPVPIWLDPSHGGLLTDLLTSGLVTPVWCTSWRKDATTIIGPLLGLPDFPYIDLPRPQITTSHPDGYLWKRDHVDVWLADAPAVWIGDDFTSLDHAWAAGRTGRGAPTLLVQPDPHIGLQTEHLTELTAWVSQLPTVRAV; this is encoded by the coding sequence ATGACCCTGCCCTACCTGCTCCTGGACATCGACGGAGTCCTCATACCGTTCCCGGCCGCCGACGGCAGCACCCCGCCCACCCACGTCCGCCACACCGTCCTGCCCTCCGGCCGACACCCCGACGCCCCCGTGCCCATCTGGCTCGACCCGAGTCACGGCGGCCTTCTCACCGATCTCCTGACCAGCGGACTCGTCACCCCCGTGTGGTGCACGAGCTGGCGCAAGGACGCCACCACGATCATCGGCCCTCTCCTGGGGCTACCCGACTTCCCCTACATCGACCTGCCTCGCCCCCAGATCACCACCAGCCACCCCGACGGCTACCTCTGGAAAAGAGACCACGTCGACGTCTGGCTGGCAGACGCCCCCGCCGTCTGGATCGGCGACGACTTCACCAGCCTCGACCACGCCTGGGCGGCCGGACGCACCGGCAGGGGAGCGCCGACCCTCCTCGTGCAGCCCGACCCACACATTGGGCTGCAGACCGAGCACTTGACCGAGCTCACGGCCTGGGTCTCGCAGTTGCCCACCGTTCGCGCCGTCTGA
- a CDS encoding TetR/AcrR family transcriptional regulator, with product MTEVRRPGRPRDTETDRAILDAAQELLLQDGYAGLSMERVAARAGVGKPTVYRRWPSKTALVGDVTRRAYLAAAPEGEIPAPEAGNVARAVVGWFRSHAEAVTDPRNSALVLALTAAAAESPTDADSLYRHHTRDQHEALVRLLRAGVEAGEFRPGTDVDAVVDALIGSTLYLLLTGRSAEAPERAEGLVGALLDGIRTFPGEAEGEGEGEGEGEGEGEGEGEG from the coding sequence ATGACAGAGGTACGGCGGCCTGGCAGGCCCAGGGATACGGAAACGGACCGGGCGATCCTGGACGCCGCGCAGGAACTGCTGCTCCAGGACGGGTACGCGGGCCTCTCGATGGAACGGGTCGCCGCGCGGGCGGGTGTCGGCAAGCCGACCGTGTACCGCCGCTGGCCGTCCAAGACGGCCCTGGTCGGTGATGTCACCCGGCGCGCGTACCTCGCGGCCGCACCCGAGGGGGAGATCCCGGCACCGGAAGCCGGGAACGTGGCACGGGCCGTCGTCGGGTGGTTCCGGTCCCATGCGGAGGCGGTCACCGATCCGCGCAACTCCGCGCTGGTGCTGGCCCTCACGGCGGCCGCCGCGGAGAGCCCCACGGACGCGGACTCGCTCTACCGTCACCACACGCGGGATCAGCACGAGGCGCTCGTCCGGCTGTTGCGCGCGGGTGTGGAGGCGGGCGAGTTCCGCCCCGGCACCGATGTGGACGCGGTGGTGGACGCCCTCATCGGGTCCACCCTCTATCTGCTGCTCACCGGGCGGTCCGCCGAGGCACCGGAGCGGGCTGAGGGGCTGGTCGGCGCACTGCTGGACGGAATCCGCACCTTCCCGGGCGAGGCTGAGGGCGAGGGCGAGGGCGAGGGCGAGGGCGAGGGCGAGGGCGAGGGCGAGGGCGAGGGCTGA
- a CDS encoding tetratricopeptide repeat protein translates to MPTPTSANSRLRDTISAAGCTYDALAKDVRRIAAENGELLQTNKSAISHWVGGARAPSGRAGQYLAEALSRRLGRVVTRTELGLHSPDVESPPDTDPVTAVTDLGRADVERRSFLAIAAFTTAGVAMPLQHDHEATSRMLRARTARSLVGSDDIDVVRQITAAFSAADERLGGGHGLTTVTAYLADTAAPMLRGRFPSEALRQAAFGAVAELAYLAGWKHHDLGHEGAAQRYYQVGYQLACEADPHGHAAWMMRALAHQSLSLKQPHHCVDLVEGALARGLGHVDGQTEALLHITHARAYAAVGENPRAARALLAAEDALLREDGPQPSFSRVSGPAAGTVASHTARTLTDLSDHIGTEQQHRDALTRWDPEKYKRVHALTHADLGDSLAAQARADEAVAAWTQALVLMEGMTSDRTRKAITSIRSTLAVYQRRRVPGAADLARRAREALA, encoded by the coding sequence GTGCCGACACCCACCAGCGCCAACTCCCGTCTGCGCGACACGATCAGCGCCGCCGGGTGCACGTACGACGCGCTTGCCAAGGACGTACGCCGCATCGCCGCCGAGAACGGCGAACTGCTCCAGACCAACAAGTCGGCCATCTCCCATTGGGTGGGCGGTGCCCGCGCGCCGTCCGGCCGGGCAGGCCAGTACCTCGCCGAAGCCCTCTCCCGGCGGCTGGGACGCGTCGTCACCCGAACCGAGCTCGGCCTCCACTCACCCGACGTGGAGTCGCCACCGGACACCGACCCCGTCACCGCGGTCACCGACCTCGGCCGCGCGGACGTCGAACGCCGAAGCTTCCTCGCCATCGCCGCCTTCACCACGGCCGGCGTGGCCATGCCGCTCCAGCACGACCACGAGGCCACCTCGCGGATGCTCCGCGCCCGCACCGCCCGCTCCCTCGTCGGCAGCGACGACATCGACGTCGTACGGCAGATCACGGCGGCCTTCAGTGCCGCCGACGAGAGGCTCGGCGGCGGGCACGGCCTGACCACGGTCACCGCGTACCTCGCCGACACGGCAGCCCCCATGCTGCGCGGACGGTTCCCCAGTGAAGCCTTACGCCAGGCTGCCTTCGGCGCTGTCGCCGAACTTGCCTACCTCGCAGGGTGGAAGCACCACGACCTTGGACACGAAGGCGCTGCCCAGCGCTACTACCAGGTCGGCTACCAACTTGCCTGCGAAGCCGATCCCCACGGCCACGCCGCATGGATGATGCGCGCCCTCGCCCACCAGTCCCTCAGTCTCAAGCAACCCCACCACTGCGTGGATCTCGTCGAAGGCGCGCTCGCCCGCGGCCTCGGCCACGTCGACGGTCAGACGGAAGCGCTCCTTCACATCACGCACGCCCGCGCCTACGCAGCCGTCGGCGAGAATCCACGGGCCGCCCGAGCTCTCCTCGCCGCCGAAGACGCGCTTCTGCGCGAGGACGGTCCCCAGCCCAGCTTCTCCCGCGTCAGCGGCCCGGCAGCTGGCACCGTCGCCAGCCACACCGCCCGCACCCTGACGGACCTCTCGGACCACATCGGTACGGAACAGCAGCACCGCGACGCGCTCACCCGCTGGGACCCGGAGAAGTACAAGCGCGTGCACGCCCTCACCCACGCCGACCTCGGCGACAGCCTCGCTGCCCAGGCCCGCGCAGACGAAGCGGTCGCGGCCTGGACCCAGGCCCTGGTTCTCATGGAGGGCATGACCTCCGACCGCACCCGCAAGGCGATCACCTCGATCCGCTCCACGCTCGCGGTCTACCAGCGCCGCCGCGTCCCGGGAGCTGCGGATCTCGCCCGCCGCGCCCGCGAGGCCCTCGCCTAA
- a CDS encoding NACHT domain-containing NTPase, whose protein sequence is MTTFDESGHDFELRALEVARAIHDPHGLQGAIMHKGRERDGVFITEESIHAYEFTIESKKAKAQKDAEKLRGLLTDLGRRPENSYKNLTGWFVTRDEPTAEQRSAVVDESRKGNITIHAISVSTLQRRLCDSEGYLRCRDDAPFGSISYSRPAEKVDVKVPVVFAGRDSGELATNEISKMLINGYRALVVGEFGVGKSHALRELYYELRRLHFRNKKLTPFPVHINLRDCAGLRTPAEILRRHSEEIGFGSDRSLISAWRSGACILLLDGFDEIVPTRWLGSAADLKEVRRAALSPVRRLVEETPSGTGIVACGRSHYFSSHSEMAESLGFESPENLVNIRDFTEGQVEEYLASAGVSWKVPEWLPTRPLLIGYLVAMQAFSEVNAAVETTQATAWRRFFDAICEREARMFSAVRPEVIKAIVSRVATLARSQGNETGPVGMDLMRTAFININNRQPDEEGLQLLLRLPGLAISAPVGDEESRIFVDRNLADTAYGEDLATYLTNSYDEHPLSSVASWVTTAGDLGIEAAAGALQEQGTSARAALAVASRRQNQGQYDSVLADMLRVVSTLEPTEDGNRNKFTVEGVIFDTLALSNGDSLARRINYQDCVIQTLDISMTEDGQSFPYFQRCLIGFLDGASKIPAWLEGNFIECEIEQFSRQSQTTAGIMQLNLDARTKVALTILKKIYSQRGSGRKESALSRGLDQASRNLVASVVSSLVSEGWVYRNTSGKTVLYLPVKGRRPAALNALEKPGEFYLK, encoded by the coding sequence GTGACCACGTTCGATGAATCCGGGCACGATTTTGAACTCAGGGCCTTAGAGGTGGCTAGAGCGATACATGATCCGCACGGACTCCAGGGTGCCATCATGCACAAGGGGCGCGAACGAGACGGTGTATTCATCACGGAAGAGTCGATCCATGCATACGAATTTACCATCGAGTCAAAAAAGGCCAAGGCTCAGAAGGACGCAGAGAAGCTCCGTGGGTTGCTCACCGATCTAGGCAGAAGGCCAGAGAATTCCTACAAGAACCTGACGGGTTGGTTCGTGACTCGAGACGAGCCGACTGCAGAGCAGCGGAGCGCAGTCGTGGATGAGTCCCGAAAAGGGAACATTACTATCCACGCAATCAGTGTGTCCACTTTGCAGCGTAGACTTTGCGATTCAGAGGGTTACCTGCGCTGCAGAGACGACGCGCCTTTCGGCAGCATCTCCTACTCCCGGCCCGCCGAGAAGGTGGACGTGAAGGTGCCCGTCGTCTTCGCAGGCCGAGATTCCGGCGAACTGGCCACAAACGAAATTTCCAAGATGCTGATCAATGGCTACAGAGCCCTTGTTGTTGGCGAATTCGGGGTAGGTAAGAGTCATGCTCTGCGAGAGCTCTACTACGAGCTCCGGAGGCTGCATTTTCGAAATAAGAAGCTTACGCCATTTCCGGTTCATATCAACCTTAGAGACTGTGCTGGCCTGAGGACTCCTGCGGAGATCCTTCGGCGCCACTCCGAAGAAATCGGATTCGGGAGCGACAGGAGCCTAATATCTGCCTGGCGATCGGGCGCATGCATCCTACTGCTTGACGGTTTTGATGAGATCGTTCCCACCAGGTGGCTTGGAAGCGCTGCGGATCTTAAGGAGGTTCGACGAGCAGCACTTTCCCCGGTCCGACGATTGGTCGAGGAGACTCCATCCGGCACAGGAATTGTCGCATGTGGACGCTCCCACTACTTTTCTTCCCACTCCGAGATGGCGGAGTCACTAGGATTCGAGTCGCCAGAGAATCTTGTAAACATTCGGGACTTCACTGAGGGGCAGGTAGAGGAGTACCTGGCATCGGCCGGGGTGTCGTGGAAGGTTCCGGAGTGGCTCCCCACACGCCCTCTACTCATTGGCTACCTGGTGGCGATGCAGGCATTTTCGGAGGTCAACGCTGCCGTAGAGACAACTCAAGCGACGGCGTGGCGTCGTTTCTTCGATGCGATTTGCGAGCGGGAGGCGCGCATGTTCAGTGCTGTTCGCCCCGAAGTGATAAAGGCAATCGTATCCAGGGTTGCCACGCTAGCTCGTTCTCAAGGGAATGAAACTGGCCCAGTCGGCATGGACCTCATGAGAACCGCTTTTATCAACATCAACAACAGGCAGCCCGACGAAGAGGGTTTGCAATTGCTTCTCCGTCTTCCCGGTCTCGCTATCTCGGCGCCGGTAGGAGACGAGGAATCTCGAATCTTCGTTGACCGCAATCTAGCAGATACGGCCTACGGAGAGGACTTGGCCACTTACCTCACAAATTCTTACGATGAACATCCACTCTCTAGCGTCGCCTCCTGGGTTACTACGGCTGGCGACCTAGGCATTGAAGCTGCGGCTGGGGCTCTGCAAGAGCAAGGGACAAGCGCTCGAGCCGCCCTCGCAGTAGCCTCTCGTCGGCAGAATCAGGGGCAGTATGATTCCGTTCTGGCAGACATGCTGCGTGTGGTGTCCACGCTCGAGCCGACAGAAGACGGAAACCGAAATAAGTTCACCGTCGAAGGAGTCATCTTCGATACGCTAGCGCTGTCTAATGGCGATTCGCTGGCTCGGCGCATCAATTACCAAGATTGCGTAATTCAGACACTGGACATATCAATGACGGAAGACGGGCAGTCCTTCCCTTACTTCCAGCGATGCCTGATCGGCTTCCTCGATGGGGCGTCGAAGATCCCCGCATGGCTCGAGGGCAACTTTATCGAATGCGAGATAGAGCAGTTCTCGCGGCAATCTCAGACCACTGCAGGGATAATGCAACTTAACCTCGATGCGCGCACCAAGGTAGCGCTTACCATATTGAAGAAAATATACAGCCAGCGCGGTTCTGGTCGGAAGGAGAGCGCGCTGAGCCGCGGCCTTGACCAAGCCAGCAGAAACCTTGTGGCGAGTGTGGTATCGAGCCTCGTTTCTGAAGGATGGGTTTACCGCAACACGTCGGGGAAAACGGTACTGTATCTTCCGGTTAAGGGTCGGCGACCCGCAGCCCTTAACGCTCTCGAAAAGCCCGGGGAATTTTACCTGAAGTAA
- a CDS encoding SDR family oxidoreductase, with protein MQSNVVVVIGVGGMGQAIARRQGAGGTLLLADFDESVLDGVAEELRGHGHRVHTRPVDVSSRTSVAALADAAAALGPVTQVVHTAGLSPAQAPAAAILAVDLLGTALVLEEFARVVAPGGAGVVIASMAGHMVAPSVLTAEQERALAHAPADDLLALPFLDADTLGPQGAYPLSKYANRLRVRAAATGWGERGARVNSISPGVISTPMGRQELDGESGRHMRAMVEASGTGRLGTADDIAAAAAFLLGPDATFVTGTDLLVDGGVVAALRSGRLGRGA; from the coding sequence ATGCAGTCGAACGTGGTGGTCGTGATCGGCGTCGGGGGCATGGGGCAGGCGATCGCCCGCCGACAGGGGGCGGGTGGCACCCTGCTGCTGGCGGACTTCGACGAGTCCGTCCTCGACGGTGTCGCCGAGGAGCTGCGAGGGCACGGCCACCGCGTGCACACCCGGCCCGTCGACGTCTCCTCGCGAACGTCGGTCGCGGCCCTGGCGGACGCCGCCGCGGCACTCGGTCCGGTCACCCAGGTCGTCCACACGGCCGGCCTCTCCCCCGCGCAGGCACCGGCCGCCGCGATCCTCGCTGTGGATCTGCTCGGCACCGCGCTGGTCCTGGAGGAGTTCGCCAGGGTCGTCGCCCCGGGCGGCGCCGGTGTGGTGATAGCCAGCATGGCGGGGCACATGGTCGCACCGTCCGTACTCACGGCCGAGCAGGAACGGGCTCTGGCGCACGCCCCGGCCGACGACCTGCTCGCCCTGCCCTTCCTCGACGCCGACACCCTCGGCCCGCAGGGCGCCTACCCCCTGTCCAAGTACGCCAACCGCCTGCGGGTCCGCGCCGCCGCCACCGGTTGGGGCGAGCGCGGGGCACGCGTCAACTCCATCAGCCCCGGCGTCATCTCCACGCCCATGGGACGGCAGGAGCTGGACGGCGAGAGCGGCCGGCACATGCGCGCGATGGTCGAAGCCTCCGGTACGGGACGCCTGGGCACCGCCGACGACATCGCGGCGGCGGCCGCGTTCCTCCTGGGCCCCGACGCGACCTTCGTGACCGGAACCGACCTGCTGGTCGACGGCGGCGTGGTCGCCGCACTCCGCTCCGGCCGCCTCGGCAGGGGGGCGTAG
- the sodN gene encoding superoxide dismutase, Ni — translation MLSRLFAPKVKVSAHCDLPCGVYDPAQARIEAESVKAVQEKYQANEDADFRTRSVLIKEQRAELAKHHVSVLWSDYFKAPHFEKYPQLHQLVNDTLKALSAAKASNDPATGQKALDLIAEIDKIFWETKKA, via the coding sequence ATGCTTTCCCGCCTGTTTGCCCCCAAGGTCAAGGTCAGCGCCCACTGCGACCTGCCCTGCGGTGTGTACGACCCGGCCCAGGCCCGCATCGAGGCGGAGTCCGTCAAGGCCGTCCAGGAGAAGTACCAGGCCAACGAGGACGCGGACTTCCGCACCCGCTCGGTCCTGATCAAGGAGCAGCGTGCCGAGCTCGCGAAGCACCACGTCTCCGTGCTCTGGAGCGACTACTTCAAGGCCCCGCACTTCGAGAAGTACCCCCAGCTGCACCAGTTGGTCAACGACACCCTGAAGGCGCTCTCCGCTGCCAAGGCGTCGAACGACCCGGCCACGGGCCAGAAGGCTCTGGACCTGATCGCCGAGATCGACAAGATCTTCTGGGAGACCAAGAAGGCCTGA
- a CDS encoding phosphotransferase, producing the protein MDQSLSAALLNDLCTLVGKPLPERTSIRVWGMSGVERVTFPDGTTAVFKYAKEPFDREAQALRLAYQRRLPVPALHATAVRGKWIGMLMDDLGTPVRNADDLDGVAAAVMLHAARPAGGLPLLDGAGLAALPGRALDHLQRLRKADRWTDCDDIETALGKISAAAETRVQGATLDPFGWVHSEFHPTSVHIGENGWHLLDFARAFTGPGLIDLASYHGTTDVPSPFRMRVFLEQYVTAGGHEDALATRGGLTAEAWALGWHRMWAVEWFMEQAIRWIDDPAKDPAYIPVVRRHLGDVVQLLEV; encoded by the coding sequence ATGGATCAGAGCCTGTCCGCCGCCCTGCTGAACGACCTGTGCACTCTCGTCGGCAAGCCTCTCCCCGAACGTACCTCGATTCGCGTCTGGGGCATGTCCGGCGTCGAACGCGTCACCTTCCCCGACGGCACCACGGCCGTCTTCAAGTACGCCAAGGAACCCTTCGACCGCGAGGCCCAGGCCCTGCGATTGGCCTACCAGCGACGGCTCCCGGTCCCCGCGCTCCACGCAACCGCCGTGCGGGGCAAGTGGATCGGGATGCTCATGGACGACCTCGGCACCCCCGTACGGAACGCCGACGACCTCGACGGCGTCGCCGCCGCCGTCATGCTCCACGCCGCCCGCCCAGCGGGCGGTCTGCCCCTCCTCGACGGAGCGGGCCTCGCAGCCCTGCCCGGCCGAGCCCTCGATCATCTCCAGCGGCTGCGGAAAGCCGACCGATGGACGGACTGCGACGACATCGAGACCGCGCTGGGGAAGATCTCCGCAGCGGCCGAGACCCGCGTCCAGGGGGCGACGCTCGACCCGTTCGGCTGGGTCCACTCCGAGTTCCACCCCACGAGCGTCCACATCGGGGAGAACGGCTGGCACCTCCTCGACTTCGCCCGCGCCTTCACCGGCCCCGGCCTGATCGACCTCGCCTCCTACCACGGCACCACCGACGTACCGAGCCCCTTCCGCATGCGGGTGTTCCTGGAGCAGTACGTCACCGCAGGCGGTCATGAAGACGCCCTCGCCACCCGGGGCGGCCTGACCGCCGAGGCATGGGCCCTGGGCTGGCACCGCATGTGGGCCGTGGAGTGGTTCATGGAGCAGGCCATTCGCTGGATCGACGATCCGGCCAAGGACCCCGCGTACATCCCCGTTGTCCGCCGCCACCTGGGCGATGTGGTCCAACTCCTGGAGGTCTAG
- a CDS encoding NUDIX domain-containing protein codes for MPNNPPDEGNPVAQQTDNRPPALKPALDSMTLLVAAVIVHDKATNRVVLLQHSENAKFAQGMWDLPVGKSEPGEPITETAVRELYEETGLTVKPESLKVAHIIHGAWGVEAPNGFLTVVFAAHDWTGEPENREPRKHAQVRWVDADSIPEEFVNTTSNALSCYLAGDSEVSLDGW; via the coding sequence ATGCCCAACAACCCGCCCGACGAAGGGAACCCCGTGGCCCAGCAGACCGACAACCGCCCCCCGGCCCTCAAGCCGGCGCTCGACTCGATGACGCTGCTCGTCGCGGCCGTCATCGTCCACGACAAGGCCACCAACCGCGTCGTCCTCCTCCAGCACAGCGAGAACGCCAAGTTCGCCCAGGGGATGTGGGACTTGCCGGTCGGCAAGAGCGAGCCGGGGGAGCCGATCACCGAGACTGCGGTCCGCGAGCTGTACGAGGAGACCGGCCTCACCGTGAAGCCCGAATCCCTCAAGGTCGCGCACATCATTCACGGCGCCTGGGGCGTCGAAGCCCCCAACGGCTTCCTCACCGTCGTCTTCGCCGCCCACGACTGGACCGGCGAACCCGAGAACCGTGAGCCGCGAAAGCACGCCCAAGTCCGGTGGGTTGATGCCGACTCCATCCCTGAGGAGTTCGTGAACACCACTTCAAACGCCCTCAGTTGCTACCTCGCGGGAGACTCGGAGGTCTCCCTTGACGGCTGGTAG
- a CDS encoding NAD-dependent epimerase/dehydratase family protein produces the protein MKILILGGTEFVGRSVTEAALGRGWDVTLFNRGRQEPTPGAVTLRGDRTAGKAGLAALESGAWDAVVDTWTGAPVAVRDAARLLADRAGHYTYVSTRSVYAYPTPAGLPEDGPLVSGASPDEAGDVPYPQAKLGGELAALDAFGDRALLARPGLILGPYENIGRLPWWLNRIARGGPVLAPGPHDSPLQYIDARDLADWVLDAAEQGLSGPYNTVSESGHATLGRLLDACVRVTGSDAELRWTDPDTILAAGVEPWTELPIWLPSGELHETLHEGDVSKALAAGLHCRPVEETVADTWTWLTSRGGVAPQRPDRPPVGLDPEVEARLLAAGRELPPPTTVTV, from the coding sequence ATGAAGATCCTGATTCTGGGCGGCACCGAGTTCGTCGGACGATCCGTCACCGAGGCGGCGCTCGGGCGCGGCTGGGACGTCACCCTGTTCAACCGGGGCCGTCAAGAGCCCACCCCCGGCGCGGTGACCCTGCGCGGGGACCGGACGGCCGGCAAGGCCGGCCTCGCGGCACTGGAGAGCGGCGCGTGGGACGCGGTGGTGGACACCTGGACCGGCGCTCCCGTAGCGGTCCGGGACGCGGCCCGGCTGCTCGCGGACCGGGCCGGCCACTACACGTACGTCTCCACCCGCTCGGTGTACGCGTACCCGACGCCCGCCGGGCTGCCGGAGGACGGCCCGCTGGTGTCCGGCGCCTCGCCGGACGAGGCGGGTGACGTCCCGTACCCGCAGGCCAAGCTCGGCGGCGAGCTGGCCGCCCTCGACGCCTTCGGCGACCGCGCCCTGCTGGCACGCCCGGGCCTGATCCTCGGCCCGTACGAGAACATCGGCCGGCTGCCGTGGTGGCTGAACCGGATAGCCCGGGGCGGCCCGGTCCTGGCGCCGGGCCCCCACGACAGCCCGCTCCAGTACATCGACGCCCGCGACCTCGCCGACTGGGTGCTGGACGCGGCGGAGCAGGGTCTGAGCGGCCCGTACAACACGGTCAGCGAGTCCGGGCACGCCACCCTGGGCCGGCTGCTGGACGCCTGCGTCCGGGTCACCGGTTCCGACGCCGAGCTCCGGTGGACCGACCCGGACACCATCCTCGCGGCAGGTGTGGAGCCCTGGACGGAACTCCCCATCTGGCTGCCCTCGGGAGAGCTGCACGAGACCCTCCACGAGGGGGACGTCAGCAAGGCCCTCGCCGCCGGACTCCACTGCCGCCCCGTCGAGGAGACCGTCGCCGACACCTGGACCTGGCTGACGTCGCGAGGAGGCGTCGCTCCCCAGCGCCCCGACCGTCCTCCGGTCGGCCTCGACCCGGAGGTGGAGGCCCGCCTGCTGGCAGCCGGCCGAGAGCTCCCGCCCCCCACTACCGTGACGGTATGA
- a CDS encoding cyclopropane-fatty-acyl-phospholipid synthase family protein has product MLAQVSPWYTHAAQRTAAAPSHALTAPARMEWSTHAGLGPGAEILGRDLCGKRVLELGCGPGHNVAHLAKHHQARATGVDLVGLQVRRARSHYGHIDGATFAAGHALHHLQATGQTFDAIYSVFGAVGLVAPELLLAAVSRRLEPGGVLAFSVPHPARSGRHPCTDDRPREDYVTMPDRTRLPLARWEFDARRWGAHLSRAGLRVTSTQELRHPRRDPWPTTLLITACKR; this is encoded by the coding sequence GTGCTCGCCCAGGTCTCTCCCTGGTACACCCACGCAGCCCAGCGCACAGCCGCTGCCCCCTCACACGCCCTCACCGCGCCTGCCCGGATGGAATGGAGCACCCACGCCGGCCTCGGTCCCGGCGCCGAGATTTTGGGACGGGACCTCTGCGGCAAGCGCGTCCTGGAGCTGGGCTGCGGCCCCGGCCACAACGTGGCCCACCTCGCGAAGCACCACCAGGCCCGCGCCACCGGCGTGGACCTGGTCGGCCTCCAGGTACGTCGGGCCCGCTCCCACTACGGCCACATCGACGGCGCCACCTTCGCCGCCGGCCACGCACTGCACCACTTGCAGGCCACCGGCCAGACTTTCGACGCGATTTACTCGGTCTTCGGTGCCGTCGGCCTCGTCGCCCCCGAACTCCTCCTCGCCGCCGTCTCGCGACGCCTGGAACCGGGCGGTGTGCTGGCCTTCTCCGTCCCTCACCCGGCCCGGTCCGGAAGACATCCATGCACGGACGACCGTCCGCGCGAGGACTACGTCACCATGCCCGACCGAACCCGACTGCCCCTCGCCCGATGGGAGTTCGACGCCCGCCGCTGGGGAGCCCACCTCTCCCGGGCGGGCCTGCGCGTCACCTCGACACAGGAGCTGCGGCACCCACGCCGCGACCCGTGGCCCACCACCCTCCTGATCACCGCCTGCAAACGCTGA
- a CDS encoding DUF952 domain-containing protein, with translation MTELLHLTEPALWAAALHEGSYTWSTRGRTLRQEGFIHLSHPHQLPAVASLLYGSEEVDLVVLVIDPTRLTAPLRHESMTEGGEEFPHLYGPLPVDAVVEVRPWPGPAAVAGGATTSG, from the coding sequence ATGACCGAACTCCTCCACCTCACCGAACCCGCCCTCTGGGCGGCGGCCCTGCACGAGGGCTCCTACACCTGGTCCACCCGGGGCCGCACCCTCCGACAGGAGGGCTTCATCCACCTCTCCCACCCCCACCAACTGCCGGCCGTGGCCTCCCTGCTGTACGGATCCGAGGAGGTGGATCTCGTCGTCCTGGTCATCGACCCGACCCGCCTCACCGCACCGCTGCGCCACGAATCGATGACCGAGGGCGGCGAGGAGTTCCCCCACCTGTACGGCCCGCTCCCGGTGGACGCGGTGGTCGAGGTGCGGCCGTGGCCGGGTCCTGCGGCCGTGGCGGGTGGGGCCACGACCTCAGGCTGA
- a CDS encoding DUF6304 family protein, giving the protein MTNESWAGWYRDHLGSDAATVFADGGVIKLRIRGVDFEGKRLDDLRPVVEPLPDGASFALVDGALTDCVLEWDQPVAIVTGDAGAGAAGETERPATMSCLFSLRRSDPDVHLALHLDGALYESARAERDFAAALNAIRGALPEDVRLKAPAL; this is encoded by the coding sequence ATGACAAACGAGTCGTGGGCAGGCTGGTACCGGGACCACTTGGGTTCCGACGCGGCCACCGTCTTCGCGGACGGCGGAGTGATCAAGCTGCGCATCCGGGGTGTCGACTTCGAGGGCAAACGCCTCGACGACCTCCGCCCGGTGGTGGAACCGCTCCCGGACGGCGCTTCGTTCGCCCTCGTGGACGGCGCCCTGACGGACTGCGTCCTGGAGTGGGACCAGCCGGTGGCCATAGTCACCGGGGACGCCGGAGCCGGCGCCGCCGGGGAGACCGAGCGGCCCGCGACGATGAGCTGCCTGTTCTCCCTGCGCAGGTCGGACCCGGACGTGCACCTCGCCCTTCACCTGGACGGCGCGCTCTACGAATCGGCGCGCGCCGAGCGCGACTTCGCGGCCGCCCTGAACGCGATACGTGGCGCCCTGCCGGAGGACGTCCGGCTGAAGGCACCGGCCCTCTGA